The Erinaceus europaeus chromosome 4, mEriEur2.1, whole genome shotgun sequence genomic sequence tataaatccaaACCACAAAACAGTTCCTAAACATTACATTTACTCTAAGTACAAATTGACTTTTGGAAATTGCTTTTACAATGCTACCTTAAATTGTATGAAATCATAAATGTATTTAGTTGTATTCTGGGACTTAAATTTATTAGGCCACATCTCACATTCCCCAATATACTAACCTTGGGCATAAATATTCTCAAAGTTAATAGCTAGATGTTTAAAACCAAACTACTGTTCTAGAAATAAGTCTCAGTTTTTCCTGAATAAGGAAATTGAACCAATCCACTGCAACTATATTGCAcaacaaatattttattacaaACAAGTTACTACAGTTTTACTGATGTCTCTTTCTAAAAGTTATAGTTTAATGTTAATAATCAAAAATGGGCTTTAGAGACTAAAAAAGTTTgtctccctcacccctgccccttttGGGGGCCTATTTTTCTATAGACATTCAACCCCCCCAGACCTAAAGCTACCAAAAATTTCTtctcataaatatatacattCAACTTCCCATACATTATGCAAACAAGTTTTATTAGCTCAAGTCacatagttgtttttttaaaacttttaaaataaattgtgtAAGATCTTGAACCTGCTCGGAAAATGGGCTTAAAAACAACAGGGTTAGCAACATCTGAAGGTGCATTCAGCCACCTCTATTTTATTTCCTTGGAATGTCTTTTCAAGAAGGGCaccagtttgtttgtttcttgcccAAAGTATGCCTACCTTACTGCAACAGTCTTGTACATAAATCTAAAATACTATATATTAGTACAGTTCACTACAGCAAAGCAAAATATGTAGGGTCACAGCACTTTCACCTGTAAATTAGAACATTTTAATGTATCTGGGATGTCACTGTTGTAATTTACTCTGTTATTATGGAATTAAgtgtataataaaatttaaaagacagtGGGGAGAATCTTCATAGATTTACATTGTATAATTTAAGTGAAACCTTAGGATAAAAGGTAGGACTGATtaaacaatattattttttttaaaaaaaattaaactaaaatgttttttaaaggctCAAGTGaaggattttatatatatatttatttttttattattggatagagataaagagaaaccgagagaagaaaggaaacagagagacaccagggacttgaacctgggtacttgtgcattgtaatgtgtaagcttaaccaggtgcaccactgcctggcccctcaaatgaAGAATTTTATAAGTGTCAACTGCTCTGTAAGGATTTCAAAGAAAAccaaagagagaaaaatcaatattCAGGAAGGGTGTATCTCCAAAACAAATGGTTATTTTCTGTCATGAAGTTGACATTCATTCCTCAatgtttttaattctctttagtAATGTGGCAAAATGGTATTTAAAGGAAACCACACAAGAGAAAGTGGTTGTTTCCTCTTAGCAAGGGAGAATGTATAGAGAGATTAACATCTCCACTGGAGCAGCAGACCATGGGGAAAGACATAATCTAAAAGAGAAAACACTTTATGAGTAATCATGGTGTTCGGTCCAATAAGAATGAGGGGTGGGGTATGGAGGAGTGCACCTTTGCAAACAAATGTACCTCAGAACAGCTTTCTTCTTGTGTTTACCCTCCTCCGTCAGAGTATGGATGACTAAAAGAAATCATTTCACCCTAATCTGCCACAAAGACTTGACCGCAGCATAACACAGCTCGCCCCTGTCATCTGTCTAGCAGCACTAAGTGAAAGACCCTGCCCTTTCTCCGAGAAGACACAGGAGAACTCCAGCTTATAGATTTTAGCTtatatatttttgcttttcttttctttttccttttttctttctctctctctctctcttttttttttttttgctaacatCTAAGTAAATATGATTATTTTTGCTTAATTGGAAAACCAATTAATCAATATTTTGATGGGAAACAGACCACAAACATATGGCcaatggctttgttaatgtcatGGACACTATTCATagaaaatataagagaaaataaatgatgcATTTCACAATTTCCAACATGGCAAAAGATGTCAAATTTCTTCGGTTACAGAGCAATTAAGAAGAAGGTGCCATACAGTCTAGAAATTCATGACAAACACACTGGCAAAATCCATACACCATAAGAATAACAAGGCTGGAAGGGACTAGACTGACAAAGACAACCCCAAGGGTGACTTTCTTAGATACCAGTAAGTAGATCCCTAAGGGTAAGGAGCTAAAGTAGAGCAAACCCAGCAACCAAACCAATACCCGGATAGATGTCTGGAAAAGCAGggatgtacaattccacacagtccagTTGTGTGACACAGTGGTGACTGAATCAAAGCTTGCAGGCCTATAAAACTCTACCACAGGAGTAGAGTTCGGAGATGGGGAGCTCTCCCTCTGCACCTCCATGATGGTGATGACCAAGCAGTTGGAGGATGTGTGAGATGGACTGACCAGGGATGCCAGCCTCTTGGGGGTCAGCAGCAGCTCAGTGGGGTTTTCTGGCAGGCATTTCTTGCCTTTGCCTCCACAAGTCAAGTTTACAAGAATGTTGTTGTCATCAGGCAGGCTACTCACTTCATCATCTGGCAAGCAGGTCTCAAATCGGCAGAAAGGACAGACGATGACGCCTTGTGGAGAGTCCCCAAAGTCAATGATCTTGTAGAGACATTTGGCACAAACCCTGTGACAACACTCCAGCACTTTGGGTTTCCTCTGTTTCAAATTGTAGCGATTGTAACAGATCTTACACTCCAGTTCATCAGAGACCTGAGACTCTGCAGTGTCATCTGGTGGCTGGCTGGCCATCTTGACTGGAGATTTACCTTTGGTGGACAAATGTGTCTCTTTGAAGATCCACTCTGATCAGGATGTGTTTGTGAGTGTCATATCATCCAAATCAGGCAGAGATGCAAAAAGACAGGAAAAACAGTAGCAGAAACGAAAATCTTCCAGGCATTTTCATCTCCCACATGAAACTCTCTGTCTTAAACATATATCAAAGGTCACATGTAGTGtctgcaaagggaaaaaaaaaaaagagattctaATGTAGTGAAAAGTTCACTAAAAATTCCTCTGTGGGTTTTTCTGAATGataaggattttttaaaagcaacaggaaaaggaagaaagaaagaaagaaagaaagagagggagggaggacgagagggaggaagaaggaaggaatgaaaaggaaagaaccTTAGATACACTTCATCTCTTCAAGTTTTTTTCTGCTGTTGGCAAGAAACTGCTATCTCAATTCACAGATATGACTATAAAGAAGGAATTGTCTGAggggaagagggtgagagaaaagacGGAGAATGATATAAGGATGGTGAGCTTTATTTATAGTAGTAgtgccaaaaaaaataaaaagaattaatttgAAGCACTTAAGGCTAGAAATAGGGGTTTGCATTTGGAAACCTGTCACAAATCCTGACAATTTTAGTTCTAAGACAGAATAGTGTATGTATCAGAAACAGATACATGTGCCATCCATTAAGCATTGACTAACTCAGAGAGTAATAATGGTGTCAATATCAGTTATCTAAATATTCACAATGGTGcttagaaacatacaaaagaagaAAGGTCTTAATAATATGAGAGTTTATATATAAAGCAAACTGTTCTCAACTtctcaatgtaaaaaaaaaaacacccaaactATTAAAGATGAGTTTATTATCTGACTATTAAATTAAAACTtcttttatgggagtcgggcggtaacgcagtgggttaagtgcatgtggcgcaaagcacaaggaccagcgtaaggatccaggttcgagccccaggctccctacctgcaggggagtcccttcacaggcggtgaagcaggtctgcaggtgtctatctttctctctccccctctgtcttcccctcctctttccatttctctctgtcctatctaacaacgatgacatcaataacaacaacaataactacaacaacaataaaaagacaacaagggcaacaaaacggaaaataaataaatatttttttaaaaaaacttcttttaTTACTTATATTGAAAACCGTAGTGGGACATACCCATCACTCAAAGAATAAAGCATACGCCATCTGACACATTACATATAGAAGTCAATACAGATAACATGTGTACAGTTATACCTCCACATATGAAGACTCATGAATGCATAACTGTCAAAAAGTCCTCAAAGTTAAGTTACTTACATATCTTATTTATATAAACTCTTTTCACAGTAAACAGAATGTATaatatatttgatagtttataATGCTGCCTCTTGCTTTTACTGGCTTTGGACAAACGGTTGATGGCTTATTTCATGTGTACAGTAAGTTTCCAATCATTATGATATTAGAGAGAACAGCAATgtgaaaaaaatccaaataattttcattttgctTTAATATATATAGAAGGTTTTGGCACTAGATTTATCTTGAATTATTTTGCCAGAAAAGAATATCAAAACACATTTGAATTTCTGAGCACTACCTTAAGTAGTAACAGCAGAAAGCTACCATAGTAATTCTGATAAGCTAGAATTTAAATTTTTGCTACATATCATACTGCTTTAATAGAGAAGAGGCACTGGGTAACTTAGTTGATTTCTGAAGTTATGAATTGTtactttgtaaatatatatatatataattttaattgacTTCATATAATACAAGAATTATAACGAATATCAGTGATAAGATATTCTTAGTttggaaaaaagtaaataaataaatagagtctcTTTATAGAATTCTGTACAGGTTATTTCTTAGTAGCACATAAATTATTAGATGTTTCAatatctaagtttttttttaattttttaaaatattttattttcatttatttattcccttttgttgcccttgttgttttattgttgtagttattattgttgttgtcgtcattgttggataggacagagagaaatggagagaggaggggaagacagagaggaggagagaaagatagacacctgtagacctgcttcaccgcctgtgaagcgacttgcctgcaggtggggagccggggttcgaaccgggatccttatgccggtccttgtgctttgcgccacctgcacttaacccgctgtgctacagcccgactcccaatatctaagtttttaaaaaaagatacctaCTTCAAATCTGATGCCAATTCTAGCAAATTCACTCCATCAACTTGAAATCCTCCATCATGTCCTGCCTCTTAGAGCAGCACATCTAGGCAGGGCTAGCTAACAGCCTTGGGCTCTGGTAGCATCCCTGGAAACTCAGCCCACAGTCTTCCTTCCTAGAATGGCATAAGACAAAGTGGTAACTGCTGCTCTTGGGAAGTCAACAGACCAACTGCTAGTTATTAAATATAGGtactttatctttctcattattacTCTAAGACCTCTAAAGAACTAGAATGATAACCAGAAAACCTGTAGCTTTATAGGAACCAGGAGTTATTTGCTCCTCTTAAAGAGACACATTCCAACCTGATCCCTCTCTACATTTACTCCTTTCAAAGACTGGGAGCAACTATGGAAGTATGATGTTgagggaaggtaggaaggaaggaaggcaggcaggaaggcaggaaggaagggagggaggtagggagggagggaggaggggccagCCGACATTCTATATGATATCATTTCTagataggcctactatctacaaaatggagacccccccaactcatcaactgaactattccagcctttaggttcatgattagtcaacttttttttttttttggtttatatgttaactctcttttcaaccaccaggttccagatgctagcatgatgccaaccagacttccctggatagacaactggacttccctgggcagacaactccatcaatgtgtcctggagccctgcttccccagagccccaccccattagggaaacagagagacaagctgggagtatggatcgacctctcaacacccatgttcagcggggaagcgattacagaagccagaccttccaccttctgcactccataatgagcctgggtccacactcccagagagataaagaataggagagctatcaggggaggggaggggatacggagttctggtggtgggaattgtgtggagtcgtaaccctcttatcctatgttgtttgtcagtgtttacattttataaataaattttttttaaaaaaagatacaaaaataaaacaaatataaagtAGAGTGATCAGGGATGCAAGCTTCCATTATAGGATGATAAAGAAAAGTCGGGAAATGATTAGGATGAAAGTCAGGGGAGTAGCTGCCTTTAAGTACAccagaagctggatcaggaaatagGGAACGAACAGGATTGGGGAAGAAGAGGGTTCTGACATAGtcctgttttctgatcttgtactGTTCCCTTAGGTAGTATGCAATTTTTTTGCACTGGTATTATCATTCATTTAAAAGGTAAAAtacaaggttcaatcccttgtaccaccataagccagagctgagcagtgctctggggaaaaaaaaaaaaagattttcaaggaACTGtcaagaaagagaacaagagaaaataaagtaaaaagaaataaataaatagaagtgaaTGAAAGCAGAGgcaaagataaagacagaaggaATTGATGAACAGATAGCTGATGAGAGATGAACTAAGTTTCTAGGTATAATTATGTATATTGATGCTCCTATGAACCAATAAACACCTTGTTTGTTTACATTGTGTTTTCAGTTGGATTTTTTCCTACTTACAACCTGATGTAATCACCATGCCAGGTTTGACTCTGAGTGCTTactgtgtttttttctttgtttgcttgcttttgttttatttttattagttatttaatattgatttagaaaactataagataacaggagtataaatccacactgttcccaccaccagagttctgtttccccattccctccactggaaaatgctgactactatttctacaactaactatctatctacctacctatctatcatctatctatatttgccctttttattctatgttccttccttctcttcctttttaagtcacacatatacttgttactactttcaaatgtcctttcttttttcctctaaggaaagacagaataggctgggggtatggatcaacatgccaatgtccatatccagtagagaaacaattacaagaagccagaccttccaccttctgcatcccataaagaattttggtccatattcccaaagtgataaagaataaggaagtttccaatagaggtgatgggatatggaactctggtgatgggaactgtatggaattgtatccctgttattttacaatcttgttaatcattattaaatcactaataaaaagtccATCATAGGCCAAGGGAGCTCAGCTGAACCATCAGAAGGAAAAGCCATTTGAATGAACAGCCAATAAAAGAATCATCTCTACGAAGCCCAATAGAAAATGCCCATCTGaggacaggcagtagcacaccacatagtacaa encodes the following:
- the RNF182 gene encoding E3 ubiquitin-protein ligase RNF182, translated to MASQPPDDTAESQVSDELECKICYNRYNLKQRKPKVLECCHRVCAKCLYKIIDFGDSPQGVIVCPFCRFETCLPDDEVSSLPDDNNILVNLTCGGKGKKCLPENPTELLLTPKRLASLVSPSHTSSNCLVITIMEVQRESSPSPNSTPVVEFYRPASFDSVTTVSHNWTVWNCTSLLFQTSIRVLVWLLGLLYFSSLPLGIYLLVSKKVTLGVVFVSLVPSSLVILMVYGFCQCVCHEFLDCMAPSS